CATGACCACGCACGGTAACGCTTTTAAAAAAGGCAGTCGCCGGGCATGCCATATGCTCGTCCGTAAAATACGACGGAATCAGCGCATATTCCTTGGCGGCGGAAAATGTGACCCGGTTGTCCTCCTTCATCCGTTCCATCTTTTCTCCAACACGGCTGCCATGAATATAAAAAACGCCATTCCCGTAAGCAAAATTCAAGGGAACCACACGCGGAAAACCATCCTCGCTGTTCAGACCTAAAAATCCGAAGCTGACCTCACTCAGAAATTGCTCTATTTCCTCTTCTTCTGCCACTGTAAATTCTTTTCTTCTCATAATTACTCCCCTTCCTTCTATTGACCAACGATACATTTCAGATTATGTTGAAAATGGATTAATCAAAAGAGCCAATTTAAATGAAAATAAATAGTCCAATTGAAGGAGTTGGGAATGGATATTACAGTTGCTTACCAGCGTGCTATTCAAAAATATCATCATAAATATTTGGCATTGTATCATGCTCTCCGGGACGGTATTCTTAACGGTTCCCTTGCCGGCGGTACGCGCCTGCCCTCCAGTCGTGATCTGGCTGTGATGTATGGAATTTCGCGTGGCAGCGTTGCCGAAGCATACGATATGCTGTTGGCAGAAGGGTATGTAGAATCGACGGTAGGCAGAGGAACCTTTGTTATTGAGCAGGCAGCGATGCTGTCGGACCCATTTCCAATCGGCCAGCAGAACCAGAATCCACCTGTTGCAAAGCAAAAAGCCCCCGCTCTGTCAGCCTGGGGACAACGAATCATGCAGCTGGAAAAGGAACGGGAGTTATTGTCATCTCCTGCTTTTGCTGCGGATCGAGACGATACGCAGCAGTCCTTGATTTCTTTTCAGGCAGGAGAAGTCGTATTAGAGGGCAGCTCACAGCTCGCATGGAAAAGTGCCATGGCTGCCGCTGGCAAAGACCTGCAAAAGCCTTCGTCTGACTCGGCGACTGTGTCGGTGAATGGCGATGAATGGCTGCGTGAAGCGATTTGCCATCATGTTGGCAGAACACGCGGGATTGCGGCCCACCCGGACCAAGTCGTTTTATGCAGCGGCTC
This DNA window, taken from Paenibacillus kribbensis, encodes the following:
- a CDS encoding pyridoxamine 5'-phosphate oxidase family protein, giving the protein MRRKEFTVAEEEEIEQFLSEVSFGFLGLNSEDGFPRVVPLNFAYGNGVFYIHGSRVGEKMERMKEDNRVTFSAAKEYALIPSYFTDEHMACPATAFFKSVTVRGHAELVVELEEKAAAFSIFMSKLQPEGGYDTIDASDPRYASRLKGVALIKIVPDEWTAKFKFGQNVKGQERQQIVDGLQKRGLDDDLATIEMMRKYCPHH